The DNA segment TCAAATTTGGAGCAAGGTGGTAAATAAAAATCTCTTCAGCTTTGACCCGCAAGGCAAAATCGTCATTAATCTTATTTATAGTCAGCGCCAGTCCATGGCCGATAAACTCAATTCCTTGGAAAATAATCTTAAAACCGGCAAACAATCCCTAGATTCTTCCGTTGCCCAATATCAAAATCTTCAGGCCGATTTTTCTAAAAAATTACAAGCCTTCAACGCGGAGGTAGAGAATTGGAATAAACTTGGCGGAGCTCCGGAAGAAGTCTTTAACCGGCTTAAAACCCAGCAGGAAGAATTAAAGGCCGAAGCCGATAAGTTAAACCAAATGGCCAACCAACTCAATCTTTCGGCTCAAGAATATAATTTGGGAGTTAGCCAGTATCAGCAGTCGGCGCAAACTCTTAACAAGGCTTTAAGCGTTAATCCCGAAGCCGGAGTTTATAACGGTTCTCTTCCCCAAATCGATATTTATTTAACTTCCAGTCAAAAGGAGCTTATCCATACTCTGGCGCACGAAATGGGACACGCGTTAGGCTTGTCTCATCTTGACAATCAGCAAGCGATTATGTATGCGTATACCAACGAAGTGATTAAGCCCGATAACCAGGAGGCCTCCCAACTG comes from the Patescibacteria group bacterium genome and includes:
- a CDS encoding matrixin family metalloprotease, with translation MRKIFDLLLLFCLFFFLFWQKDRLFYNFNYLLASPCDQPITYRVGEVDSGYGLTKEKFLGQIDEANQIWSKVVNKNLFSFDPQGKIVINLIYSQRQSMADKLNSLENNLKTGKQSLDSSVAQYQNLQADFSKKLQAFNAEVENWNKLGGAPEEVFNRLKTQQEELKAEADKLNQMANQLNLSAQEYNLGVSQYQQSAQTLNKALSVNPEAGVYNGSLPQIDIYLTSSQKELIHTLAHEMGHALGLSHLDNQQAIMYAYTNEVIKPDNQEASQLQAYCHQRNFDLTLSYFKGLLSKQLGIN